A window of the Triplophysa rosa linkage group LG23, Trosa_1v2, whole genome shotgun sequence genome harbors these coding sequences:
- the camk2n2 gene encoding calcium/calmodulin-dependent protein kinase II inhibitor 2, producing the protein MSEVLPYNEGNMNGYGADSNVGQISFSCRLQDTNSFFGTSQSKRPPKLGQIGRAKHVVIEDDRIDDVLKGMTDKSPGV; encoded by the exons ATGTCCGAAGTGCTGCCATACAACGAGGGAAACATGAACGGCTACGGCGCGGACAGTAATGTCGGTCAGATATCCTTCAGCTGTCGACTGCAAGACACCAACTCGTTCTTCGGAACCTCGCAGTCCAAAAGGCCACCGAAACTCGGACAAATTGGCAGGGCGAAACACG TGGTCATTGAAGATGACCGAATAGACGACGTTCTCAAAGGGATGACAGACAAGTCTCCAGGCGTGTAA
- the chrnd gene encoding LOW QUALITY PROTEIN: acetylcholine receptor subunit delta (The sequence of the model RefSeq protein was modified relative to this genomic sequence to represent the inferred CDS: substituted 1 base at 1 genomic stop codon) produces the protein MRSIPYLLIVSLFFVFQECWGRNEEERLIHYLFKERGYNKELRPVENKDEVVDVYLALTLSNLISLKEVDETLLTNVWMEHGWTDYRLAWNESEFDNIDILRLPPSMVWLPEIVLENNNDAQFQVAYYCNVLIYPSGXVYWLPPAIFRSSCSINVNYFPFDWQNCSLKFSSLTYNAKEITLHLKEEAEDGKNFKVEWIVIDPAGFTENGEWEIVHKPARKNMYKNIPMESNKHQDITFYLIIKRKPLFYVVNIIIPCVLISFLASLVYYLPADSGEKMTLSISVLLALSVFLLLISQRLPETSMAVPLIVKYLMFIMLLVTVVVLNCVIVLNLHFRTPSTHVMTEWTKEFFLERLPRLLYMSRPADDIPSPNGALPRRSSSLGYIAQAEEYYSVKSRSDLMFEKQSERHGLTTRPTPKATYTSNNDSDVSEQLYNEMKPAVEGANYIVKHMHDKNDYNEEKDNWSGIARTVDRLCFFVVTPVMILGTIIIFTMANYNQPPALPFMGDTFTYTEGNKRFL, from the exons ATGAGAAGCATTCCTTATCTCTTAATAGTGTCGCTTTTCTTCGTTTTTCAAG aatgTTGGGGCAGGAATGAAGAAGAACGTCTAATCCACTACCTTTTTAAGGAGCGTGGTTACAACAAAGAGCTTCGTCCGGTGGAAAATAAAGATGAGGTTGTAGATGTTTACCTGGCATTGACACTTTCTAATCTCATTTCCTTG AAAGAAGTTGATGAAACATTACTTACAAATGTGTGGATGGAGCAT GGCTGGACGGATTATAGACTAGCCTGGAACGAATCAGAGTTTGATAACATTGATATCCTGCGCCTCCCCCCCAGTATGGTGTGGTTACCAGAGATTGTTCTTGAAAACAA CAATGATGCCCAGTTCCAGGTTGCCTATTACTGCAATGTCCTGATTTACCCCTCTGGGTAAGTGTACTGGTTGCCTCCGGCTATATTTCGCAGCTCCTGTTCAATAAACGTCAACTACTTCCCTTTTGATTGGCAGAACTGCTCACTTAAATTCAG CTCATTAACATACAATGCCAAAGAGATTACCTTACATCTTAAAGAAGAAGCAGAGGACGGAAAGAACTTCAAAGTAGAATGGATCGTTATTGATCCTGCAGGTTTCACAG AAAACGGTGAGTGGGAGATTGTTCACAAGCCTGCCAGGAAAAACATGTATAAGAACATTCCAATGGAGAGCAACAAGCATCAGGATATCACCTTTTACCTCATCATTAAACGCAAGCCGCTGTTCTACGTCGTAAACATCATCATCCCGTGCGTGCTCATCTCCTTCTTGGCCTCGCTTGTGTACTACCTGCCTGCAGACA GTGGTGAGAAGATGACGTTATCTATCTCTGTGCTGTTGGCACTGTCTGTGTTTCTACTGCTGATTTCACAGCGTCTACCCGAGACCTCTATGGCTGTTCCCTTAATAGTCAA GTATCTGATGTTTATTATGCTACTGGTCACTGTGGTTGTTCTGAATTGTGTCATCGTGCTGAACCTTCACTTCCGGACTCCGAGCACCCATGTCATGACAGAATGGACCAAAGAG TTCTTTCTAGAGCGCCTTCCACGTCTTCTGTACATGTCCCGTCCGGCTGATGACATACCCAGTCCGAACGGAGCGTTGCCACGGCGATCCAGCTCCCTGGGTTACATCGCCCAGGCAGAAGAGTACTACAGTGTCAAGTCCCGCAGCGATCTGATGTTTGAGAAGCAGTCGGAGAGACACGGCCTCACCACTCGGCCCACCCCCAAAGCCA CGTACACATCTAATAATGACTCCGATGTGTCGGAACAGCTGTACAACGAGATGAAGCCAGCTGTGGAAGGAGCTAATTACATTGTTAAACACATGCATGACAAAAATGACTATAATGAG GAAAAGGACAATTGGAGTGGGATCGCCAGGACTGTGGATCGACTGTGCTTCTTTGTTGTCACTCCAGTCATGATCTTAGGTACCATTATAATCTTCACGATGGCGAACTACAACCAGCCACCAGCGCTGCCCTTCATGGGAGACACGTTTACCTACACAGAAGGAAACAAGCGTTTCTTATGA